The following proteins are co-located in the Vigna unguiculata cultivar IT97K-499-35 chromosome 9, ASM411807v1, whole genome shotgun sequence genome:
- the LOC114162315 gene encoding cytochrome P450 71A1-like — translation MKMHTNLPHRNPSNPIEAMALQVQPLSSLLKELANQLNTSYKAMLLFFLSLLFVLTNQRRRRNKSNLPPSPPKLPIIGNLHQLGTLPHRSFQALSRKYGPIMFLKLGQTPTLVVSSADVAKEVYKTHDLAFSNKPQTTAVKIIMYGCMDVAFSPYGEEWRQKRKICVLELLSTKRVQSFQSIREEEVAAMLGVVREACRAGKTSSSVNLTQILIETSTNIVSRCVLGRKYDNPDGGISFGELGRKMMKHLATFSVGDFFPLLGWIDVLSGQIPEFKATFRALDSFFDQLIAERKTIMNMESYQPDRNKDFVDSLLQIQDGPGKYDFQLTHDDVKAILMDIFAGGSDTTSTLLEWVFAALLNNPATMKRAQEEVRRVVGDKLKVEENDLNELNYLKCVVKETLRLYPPAPLLIPRETLSDVKVKGFDIPSKTRVFVNAWAIQRDPEIWNRPEEFLPERFEEEPEVDFRGNDLQFIPFGSGRRGCIGISFALASTEYMLANLLYWFDWKIPHENGKPVQDVDMTEIWGLTVIKKLPLHLQPQLHSFGAYN, via the exons ATGAAGATGCATACAAACCTACCTCACCGAAATCCAAGTAACCCTATAGAAGCAATGGCTCTTCAAGTTCAACCATTATCCTCACTTTTAAAGGAATTAGCAAACCAGCTAAATACCTCTTACAAAGCCATGTTGTTGTTCTTCTTAAGCCTCCTTTTTGTTCTTACTaaccaaagaagaagaagaaacaagtCAAATttgcctccttcaccaccaaaGCTACCTATAATTGGAAACCTTCATCAACTGGGCACTCTCCCACACCGCTCCTTCCAAGCACTGTCTCGCAAGTATGGTCCTATCATGTTTCTGAAATTAGGCCAAACTCCAACTCTTGTGGTTTCATCAGCTGATGTGGCCAAAGAAGTTTACAAAACACATGATCTTGCTTTCTCCAATAAGCCTCAGACCACAGCCGTGAAAATCATCATGTATGGGTGCATGGATGTGGCTTTTTCACCCTACGGGGAAGAGTGGAGACAGAAAAGGAAGATCTGTGTTCTTGAGCTTCTAAGCACCAAAAGGGTGCAATCCTTTCAGTCCATTCGAGAAGAAGAAGTTGCAGCCATGCTTGGTGTCGTACGTGAAGCATGCAGAGCGGGTAAAACGTCTTCTTCCGTGAACCTGACTCAGATTCTGATTGAAACCTCAACCAACATAGTGTCTAGATGTGTTCTTGGAAGAAAGTATGATAACCCAGATGGTGGAATCAGTTTTGGAGAGCTGGGAAGAAAGATGATGAAACACTTGGCCACTTTCTCTGTTGGAGATTTCTTTCCTTTGTTAGGTTGGATTGACGTTCTTTCTGGCCAAATACCAGAATTTAAGGCCACTTTCAGGGCATTAGATTCTTTCTTTGATCAGTTAATTGCTGAACGCAAGACAATAATGAACATGGAAAGTTACCAACCTGATCGTAACAAAGACTTCGTGGATTCACTCCTTCAAATTCAAGATGGTCCAGGGAAATATGATTTTCAGCTTACACACGATGACGTCAAGGCAATCCTTATG GACATATTTGCTGGAGGAAGTGACACTACTTCAACACTTCTGGAATGGGTATTTGCGGCGCTATTGAATAATCCTGCTACCATGAAGAGAGCTCAAGAAGAAGTAAGAAGAGTTGTTGGGGATAAACTAAAAGTGGAAGAGAATGATTTGAATGAATTGAATTATCTGAAATGTGTAGTGAAAGAAACTCTGAGATTATATCCACCTGCTCCTCTTTTGATACCCCGAGAAACATTATCTGATGTAAAAGTGAAAGGTTTCGATATTCCATCCAAAACAAGAGTGTTTGTGAATGCATGGGCGATTCAGAGGGACCCTGAAATTTGGAACAGGCCTGAAGAGTTTCTTCCCGAGAGGTTTGAAGAAGAGCCAGAAGTTGATTTCAGAGGAAATGATTTGCAGTTTATACCCTTTGGTTCTGGGAGGAGAGGGTGCATTGGAATTTCATTTGCACTTGCTTCCACTGAGTATATGCTTGCTAATCTCCTCTACTGGTTCGATTGGAAGATTCCTCATGAGAATGGTAAACCAGTGCAAGATGTAGACATGACTGAGATATGGGGACTCACTGTCATCAAGAAACTACcacttcatcttcaacctcaaCTACACTCCTTTGGTGCCTACAATTAA